In Pseudarthrobacter sp. ATCC 49987, the sequence CGATGAATACAAGGACTCTTTCGACCTGGTCATCCAGGTGTGCCTCGCATAGGTCTTCCACTTTCTGTTTGCCCCGCCAAGCTGCCCACTTGGCCTGGCCAACCTCCCCGTATCCGGCTAGTAGAGCGCGGAGCGGCCCCAGCTCGACGCCTCGATGTTGCGCAACCTGAGTCGCTGCCTCCCGGACCTCTATGGCAGCAAACTCGTATCGGTCGGACAAGGCGGCGACATCAAGCAGGTCACGCCACCTAGTGCTGGTTGTGCCACGCTGCAGCATGGTGATTGTCTTCTCTGCGATGACGGTTACGAGCGGATGGCCCTGCATCTTCACCGATCCACCGAGTAGCGAAGGGAGTTCGATAGGCTCGGGAGCGGGCCAAATGGGATCACCTGTGCTGATGTCGAGTTTGATCGTAAGTTTCGCCCGATGCAGTCGCGCTGGCAGGGCGACACGTAAGCCGGTGTACTCGTCCTCGTCGCGAATTTGCTCGACGCTTAAGCCGTCGGGCTGAAACGTGAGGCCGTCTTCGGCGACCAGGTCAGAGACTGCTGTGACCACCTCGGTGACATGGACGGCGTCGAGTTCAAAATCGAGCGCCTGCATGTCGATGTCCCGAGTAGGCCGGCGAAGTGAATGAGCGGAGAGAAGCACACCACCTTTGAGGCAAAAGTCCCCTGCGTACGGAGTGCTTCCGAGGCGAGCCAAAAATCGCTCAAGCGCATACAAGACGAGGATTTCATCAAAGGGGCGCTTACGGCTGCGTGCAACAGCCTGCAGCTGAGCGTAGATTTTGGACGCTGTCATAAGAGGACCTCTAGAGCGCGGCGGAGCGGTCCCTTGGACCGAGGGACTACCGATGCAATTTGCATAAGTCGTGCTGGCTGAGCTCCCGGCAGCTTCAGCCAGTTACGAAGGGCTTCGATACCAGTTTCATACCCGGCACTGGCCCGCAAACGAAATGCGTCAACAATAGAGCGCTCGGGGGAGTAGATGCCGATCCTCGTCCCATCCGCGCCTTCGATTGGCATCAGCGACCGGCCGAGATCGAATGTGGTCTTATCGAACATATGCCAGGTAACCGGCGCCGAAATCTGCGGGGGAGTTCGTCCACGCGGAAGTGCCAGATCAATGGATGACGGGATCTCGTCTATCAACCCATGATGTGCCAGGGCGCTGTTCAGACAGATGGTGGCCGAGGCAGCTTTGTGTGCGGCCTCTAGCAAATCGAGATCTGTGTCCATGCCGTCTGGCGTTATATAGAGTCCCGGGCCGATCTGCTCTATGAGTCCAGAGTCTCGTAGCCGGTACAGACTTGCCTTTGGTACGCCGAAATGCGAAGCGTCTCTGACACTGAAAGCCGCGCCATGAGGAAGGCGGTCCAAAAGTGCGCTTCTTCGTTTCATGGATACATTCTACGACAGATAATCATAGCTGTCGTAGAAAAGTCTCGGGGATGGGCATTGGGGATCGAGGGAGAGAGGTTCGTCGTCGTCGGCGTCTGCGGCGACGGCGGCGCCGCGGTGATGATGATCATGACGAGCATCAGGGCGACGATGAAGACAACGCGGCGTTAGAACTCTCCAGCCACCGGCTACGGCTCAGTTGAACACCACGCAAGATTCGCGGAGTCCCTGGAGCAAACCGGCGCTACGACGCCTAGATCCGCAACGACTCACTGCCGCAAGCAGCGAAGGCACCCACCCAAGCGGGGCAGTCACCGGGGGCAAGGGTGCCACTAAGGCCAAGAAGTCCCGTACAGGGGCTGCAGTAAGCGCGGAGTGAGGCAAGGGCGGGTTATCCCGGTAGTCAGGAAGAAGCCCCATAGTCTGCTGTCCTCAGCCAACGTCAAGTTTCGGATGGCACGATGCTGGCGAAGCCCGGGTCAACCGCTATTCGACCGCGGCCTCGTAAGGTACGGCCGCCAGCAGTTTCGCTTCATGCAGGTTTGTGGTGGCTAGCACCGTCAGACATTCTTGCGGAGATTCAACGGCAGGAACTTGTCGATTTCCTCGTCTGAAAAAGTGAGATCTTCCTGCTCCTTCAATGCCCGTTGAGCCAAGCGATACGCCTTAGAACTGGTGTCCGGAGCTGTCCGATACACCTCCTGTGCCCGAGCACTTAGTCCTTCTCTCCGTTCTCTAATCTCCTTGGCAGTCAGAGCGTGCCCCTTTACATCCGCCAACAGGTGAATATAGCTGTCTCGGATCCTGACGAGGGATTTGGCCGCTTCTCGATGCTCAACGGCTTCTTGTGTCGGATTGAAACTGAGTTGATACAGCGTGTAGCTGGCAGTCAGGGTGGCAAAACCAAGGGCCACGTACAGAAATGCCCGATTCTCACTTTGGAGGCTGGTCAGCACTCCGCCGAAGGTTAGCGCGTTAAGGACGATATTGATCCACTGGGAGACAACCGCTTTGCGGCTACATTGTTCCCGCGCCTTCTCGTGAGTCTTGTGCGTGTAGGCAACACGTCCAAACTCCTCCCGAATCAAGTCCAAATTCGGATCTAGTCTCCTGCCGGAGAACCTTCCACCTACCAAAGCCCACCCAATCCTAAATAGTGACGTTACGCCCCGGCCCAGGATGCATCTCCGAATGGGAGTGCGTCCTGGGTCCGGAGGAGCTTATTGACTCAATTGAAGCCGCTTGACCGCTGGGGCTTTGGCTTGATGTCAGGCACAGGATGCAGCAGAGCTGTCTGGGCCTCCTGGGACTCGGCGCCCGGGCCGTCCCCAAGCCACAACCCCGTGCCTTTCCACATTTCGTAATGCAACAACCACTCCGACGCCCAGGGCAGCGTGGTGTCCACCAAATGCATCTTTGCGGACCACTGCTTGGCCGTGTTGAGGCAAAGCGATCCGTCGTCCCATATGTGGGGCAGGAGGCCTCTTGCGTTTGGTTCCAACGGTGGGTGCACTACGTTCACAACAGGGTTCTGCCCGACCCTTAGCGATATCTCGATGGTGTATTCGCGTGACAACGCTGAAGGTTTCAGTCGGCCCCGCCAGACCAACCTGTTCGGGCCAATCCGCACCGAGCTGTCGGGGTAAACGCTTTTCAGTGCCAGCGCTTGTTGACCGAGGTTCAGCCGGCCGGAACTCACATCCGGCCTCCATGAAAGGTGTGGTCTCGGACAGGTCGTGTGGTGGTGACTGCACCGGCAATAGCCAGTGTGCCGGTGCCGTGCTGAGCACGCAGGTTTCCGGCCTGCCGGGCTTCAACGAATGGATTGCTGAGCGCGCGGGCTCCGGCCACAGCTGCACTCTCGCCGAGTACCATCTGTACACTCTTAAGGACGTTGTCGTTGCCACTGTGAGCAGCGATTCCGTTGATGTCGCGGGACACGGCCTCTGCCCACTCGAACAATGCCGCGGCCCGCCAGCGCTCGTTTGCCCAGCAGTCCGCGAAGTTCTCTTCAGGCATCACGGGATTCGATATCACGTACTGTCCGTTGATGACCTGAATGTGCTCGACAAAACTGCCAGCGATATCCCGCAAGACGTCGAAAAGGGTCTCACCCCGCTGATAGGCACGTGCGGCCAGAGTGGTGATCACGATTGAAGACGGCCGCTTATCCAGACGGCCAGTGAAGTAGATATCCCGGTGGCGCTTGAGTGCTTGGACAGCGAGCTGCAGGGTTGTCTTGTGCGTCCAGTCAGGAACCGCATCCACGTCAACGCCACGTTTCGCCAGAAGCGCTTCCTTCAGCATCACTTCTTCCCGGGCCACTTGCTTGAACCACGCAGCGTACCCACGGGGGTCAGAACGTTGCCAAGACCTTACGTCATGATCGGTTATCAGGATGCCGTCATCCGAGCCGCGCTCCGGGGAAGTATCGGGAACTGCCGGAAGGATGTCCATGTGCATGCCAGAGTATTCGAGTGTCCAGCACCGCTCGCTTTCAACCAGCAAAGGTTTGCCCTGAGACGCCGCTACGAACTTCCGGAGGCCCGCGCCGGTGTCTTTCTTGAGATCGGCCTGGGTGGTCGAGGAGGCCTGAATGCCGCGCAGCACCACAAGATCGATGTCGACGTCGTCCTTGCGGTGAAACCTCCGGGTCATGGTGCCGAGGGCAAATGAGCCTTGGACGTACACTTCGTTATTGGCCGTGGACTCGGCCCAGTGCTCGTTGAG encodes:
- a CDS encoding nucleotidyl transferase AbiEii/AbiGii toxin family protein; amino-acid sequence: MTASKIYAQLQAVARSRKRPFDEILVLYALERFLARLGSTPYAGDFCLKGGVLLSAHSLRRPTRDIDMQALDFELDAVHVTEVVTAVSDLVAEDGLTFQPDGLSVEQIRDEDEYTGLRVALPARLHRAKLTIKLDISTGDPIWPAPEPIELPSLLGGSVKMQGHPLVTVIAEKTITMLQRGTTSTRWRDLLDVAALSDRYEFAAIEVREAATQVAQHRGVELGPLRALLAGYGEVGQAKWAAWRGKQKVEDLCEAHLDDQVERVLVFIDPVFDSSAEDHHRWNPDEGSWS
- a CDS encoding type IV toxin-antitoxin system AbiEi family antitoxin domain-containing protein, with amino-acid sequence MKRRSALLDRLPHGAAFSVRDASHFGVPKASLYRLRDSGLIEQIGPGLYITPDGMDTDLDLLEAAHKAASATICLNSALAHHGLIDEIPSSIDLALPRGRTPPQISAPVTWHMFDKTTFDLGRSLMPIEGADGTRIGIYSPERSIVDAFRLRASAGYETGIEALRNWLKLPGAQPARLMQIASVVPRSKGPLRRALEVLL
- a CDS encoding SLATT domain-containing protein, which produces MIREEFGRVAYTHKTHEKAREQCSRKAVVSQWINIVLNALTFGGVLTSLQSENRAFLYVALGFATLTASYTLYQLSFNPTQEAVEHREAAKSLVRIRDSYIHLLADVKGHALTAKEIRERREGLSARAQEVYRTAPDTSSKAYRLAQRALKEQEDLTFSDEEIDKFLPLNLRKNV
- a CDS encoding nucleotidyltransferase domain-containing protein; amino-acid sequence: MTIALERAGFRDLEKILGAGISSLDITANEKALVTSRYQEVGAILNEHWAESTANNEVYVQGSFALGTMTRRFHRKDDVDIDLVVLRGIQASSTTQADLKKDTGAGLRKFVAASQGKPLLVESERCWTLEYSGMHMDILPAVPDTSPERGSDDGILITDHDVRSWQRSDPRGYAAWFKQVAREEVMLKEALLAKRGVDVDAVPDWTHKTTLQLAVQALKRHRDIYFTGRLDKRPSSIVITTLAARAYQRGETLFDVLRDIAGSFVEHIQVINGQYVISNPVMPEENFADCWANERWRAAALFEWAEAVSRDINGIAAHSGNDNVLKSVQMVLGESAAVAGARALSNPFVEARQAGNLRAQHGTGTLAIAGAVTTTRPVRDHTFHGGRM